A window of Rhinatrema bivittatum chromosome 2, aRhiBiv1.1, whole genome shotgun sequence contains these coding sequences:
- the LOC115083719 gene encoding gastrula zinc finger protein XlCGF57.1-like, which yields MKENYETLSSVVLAGSEVVQEEKREENREEHSMVLALTRRQPGNVCENLSQGTDGEDTSQSQQESEKKQRDPAGKSLDGVTAWERSDRELTVIHEHQRHLRAERPFQHNNSDQMASDLHQRYLRVERPFQSNITDQMTSDLQQKEEKGNKSFHCDTCGEIFNRKCHFVLHQKTHTKMRTFPCSQCGKCFKQKGTLKLHQRIHAQGSTFTCIECKKNFSNRESLVIHQRTHTGKTPFYYPQDGESYNCNFSLLNHQKMETEERIFSCSESGQNIIQKQDLIINQTQGEEKVFMCTDDKKLYQKENFTGQLKFQAKERGISSNECSESLCEGKVFSVQGEKQGGERALYCIHSEKYFSLNADIPQKKKIPKEESQLICSECGKSFSHKQKLIIHQRIHTGVKPFTCTECGRSFNRKEHLKCHQTIHTGVKPFPCSECGRSFRRKGELKMHHRIHTGVKPHTCSECGKSFSRKGYLKYHQTIHTGVKPFPCSECGKSFRTNGEVKMHQTVHREEKSFTQSEFGKNIRQKPHLECRQRIHTGEKTFTCSNYDKSCRTKGGLQNGTR from the exons atgaaggagaattatgagaccctgagcTCTGTAGTTCTAG CCGGCAGTGAGGTCGtacaggaagagaagagggaggagaatcgagaagaacacTCTATGGTACTGGCACTTACACGAAGACAACCAGGCAATGTCTGTGAGAATCTTTCCCAGGGGACTGATGGGGAAGACACGAGCCAAAGTCAGCAGGAATCAGAGAAGAAGCAGCGAGACCCTGCAGGAAAGTCACTGGATGGAGTCACTGCATGGGAGAGAAGTGACAGGGAGCTCACAGTCATCCATGAGCACCAGAGACATctgagagcagagagacccttccagcataataacagtgatcaaatggCTTCTGACCTCCACCAGAGATACCTGAGAGTAGAGAGACCCTTCCAGAGTAATATCActgatcaaatgacttctgacctccaacaaaaagaggagaaagggaatAAATCCTTTCACTGTGACACCTGTGGGGAAATCTTtaataggaaatgtcattttgtattGCACCAGAAAACCCATACAAAAATGAGAACTTTTCCGTGTTCTcagtgtggaaaatgtttcaaacagAAGGGAACCCTGAAATTACATCAGAGAATCCACGCTCAAGGGAGCACTTTCACTTGTATTGAATGTAAGAAAAACTTTTCTAACAGGGAATCCTTAGTAATACACCAAAGAACACACACAGGTAAGACACCCTTTTATTATCCTCAAGATGGGGAATCTTACAACTgtaatttctctttattaaatcaccagaaaatggagacagaagagagaatattttcatgttctgaaagtggacaaaacaTCATTCAAAAGCAAGACCTAATAATAAACCAAACACAGGGAGAAGAAAAAGTCTTCATGTGTACTGATGACAAAAAGTTATATCAAAAAGAAAACTTCACAGGACAACTAAAATTCCAAGCAAAAGAGAGAGGAATTTCAAGTAATGAATGTAGTGAAAGCTTATGTGAGGGTAAAGTGTTTTCAGTACAGGGAGAGAAACAAGGTGGTGAGAGAGCATTGTATTGTATTCATTCGGAAAAATATTTTAGTCTGAATGCAGACATCCCACAaaagaagaaaatccccaaaGAAGAAAGTCAACTtatatgtagtgagtgtggtaaaagcttcagtcataagcaaaaactcataatccaccaaagaatccacactggagtgaaaccatttacatgtacagaGTGTGGTAGAAGTTTCAACCGGAAAGAACATCTTAAATGTCACCAAACAATCCAcacaggagtgaaaccatttCCATGTTCCGAGTGTGGTAGAAGCTTTAGGAGAAAGGGAGAACTCAAAATGCATCACAGAATCCATACAGGAGTGAAACCTcatacatgtagtgagtgtggcaAAAGTTTCAGTCGGAAAGGATATCTCAAATATCACCAGACAATCCAcacaggagtgaaaccatttccatgttctgagtgtggtaaaagctttaggaCAAACGGAGAAGTCAAAATGCACCAGACAGTCCACAGAGAAGAGAAATCATTTACACAAAGTGAGTTTGGTAAAAACATCAGGCAGAAGCCACATCTTGAATGTCgccagagaatccatactggagaaaaaacatttacctgttctaattATGATAAAAGCTGTAGGACAAAGGGGgggcttcaaaatggcaccagataA